Proteins from a genomic interval of Polaribacter sp. Q13:
- the ppk2 gene encoding polyphosphate kinase 2 has protein sequence MEISSKNLKKLNSKKGLLALLSKEPLNIDRAIRYVDYQRKLEKLQVELIRLQKWAINKEERIIVVFEGRDAAGKGGAIRRLTERINPRHMRIVALSKPTEDEETQWYFQRYIEQLPKAGEIVFFDRSWYNRAVIEPVNGFCTPEDYKIFMNQVNDFERMILESGIHVVKIYMSISKKEQSKRFEDIKNNPLKQWKMTKLDEKAQDFWDEYTEYKNAMFEKTNTDISPWKIIRANRKTEARVNVINHILNSIPYDKDLEV, from the coding sequence ATGGAAATATCGTCTAAAAATTTAAAAAAATTAAACTCTAAAAAAGGCCTTTTAGCACTTTTATCTAAAGAACCTTTAAATATAGATAGAGCCATTAGATATGTAGATTATCAAAGAAAACTGGAAAAGTTACAGGTAGAATTGATACGTTTACAAAAGTGGGCAATTAATAAAGAAGAAAGAATAATTGTTGTTTTTGAAGGAAGAGATGCTGCCGGAAAAGGAGGCGCTATAAGAAGGTTAACAGAACGTATTAATCCACGTCATATGCGTATTGTTGCATTATCAAAACCCACAGAAGATGAGGAAACACAATGGTACTTTCAAAGATATATAGAGCAACTACCTAAAGCAGGCGAAATTGTTTTTTTTGATAGAAGTTGGTATAATAGAGCGGTAATAGAACCCGTAAATGGGTTTTGTACTCCGGAAGATTATAAAATTTTTATGAATCAGGTAAATGATTTCGAAAGAATGATTTTAGAGTCTGGAATTCATGTTGTTAAAATTTATATGTCTATTTCTAAAAAAGAGCAGTCTAAACGTTTTGAGGATATAAAAAATAATCCATTAAAGCAATGGAAAATGACTAAACTAGATGAGAAAGCTCAAGATTTTTGGGATGAATATACAGAGTATAAAAATGCGATGTTTGAAAAAACAAATACAGATATTTCTCCTTGGAAAATAATTAGAGCAAATAGAAAAACAGAAGCTAGAGTAAATGTTATTAACCACATTTTAAATAGCATTCCTTATGATAAAGATTTAGAAGTTTAA
- a CDS encoding ATP-dependent RecD-like DNA helicase, which yields MINKTSNFYAELLKKFQHFPTTKQSKLLRLLSDFSFTEDTDALFLLKGYAGTGKTTSISAYVNSLVSIGKKAVLLAPTGRAAKVISVYSKRPAFTIHKKIYFPKKQSNGSVGFVLQPNKHRNTVFIVDESSMIPDSRQNQKLFETGSLLDDLIRYVYSGHQCKLIFIGDTAQLPPVKLKISPALEEDTLVYDYHKNVTSIELDEVMRQHEDSGILANATLLRLMIQNDTTNFKFDINFPDIIRLDDGYDIEDALVTAYDSDGVEDTAFIVRSNKRANEYNQQIRMKIRGQENEISAGDYIMVVKNNYYWLKENSTAGFIANGDICEILKIFSIKELYGFKFAEVEVRMIDYPDMQPFETVLLLDTLTSETPSLTYEESNKLYQAVKEDYAHIKSKSKQFMEIKKNVFFNALQVKFSYAMTCHKSQGGQWKTVFIEQPYLPEGVSKEYYRWLYTALTRAQEKLYLIGFKDEFFEE from the coding sequence ATGATAAATAAAACATCCAATTTTTACGCAGAATTACTGAAAAAATTTCAACATTTTCCAACCACTAAACAAAGCAAATTATTACGGCTTTTAAGCGATTTTAGTTTTACAGAGGACACAGATGCCTTGTTTTTGTTAAAAGGGTACGCAGGTACAGGTAAAACAACCAGTATAAGTGCTTATGTAAATAGTTTAGTAAGCATCGGTAAAAAAGCAGTTTTATTAGCGCCAACTGGTAGAGCTGCTAAAGTAATTTCTGTGTATTCTAAAAGACCTGCATTTACAATTCATAAAAAAATATATTTTCCTAAAAAGCAATCAAATGGTTCTGTAGGTTTTGTTTTACAACCAAATAAGCATAGAAATACGGTTTTTATTGTAGATGAATCTTCTATGATTCCGGATAGTAGACAAAATCAGAAATTATTTGAAACCGGCTCCTTATTAGATGATTTAATTCGTTATGTATACTCTGGTCATCAATGTAAATTAATTTTTATTGGAGACACAGCTCAATTACCTCCTGTTAAATTAAAAATTAGTCCTGCTTTAGAAGAAGACACCTTGGTGTATGATTATCATAAAAATGTTACATCAATAGAGTTAGATGAAGTTATGCGTCAGCATGAAGATTCTGGTATTCTTGCAAATGCAACGTTATTAAGGTTGATGATTCAAAATGATACCACTAATTTTAAGTTTGATATTAATTTTCCTGATATAATTAGATTAGATGATGGTTATGATATTGAAGATGCATTGGTTACCGCTTATGATAGTGATGGAGTGGAGGATACGGCATTTATTGTACGTTCTAACAAAAGAGCAAATGAATATAACCAACAAATTAGAATGAAAATTCGAGGGCAAGAAAATGAAATTTCTGCTGGAGATTATATTATGGTGGTAAAAAATAATTATTATTGGTTAAAAGAAAATTCAACCGCAGGTTTTATAGCTAATGGAGATATTTGTGAAATTTTAAAAATATTTTCTATTAAAGAATTGTACGGTTTTAAATTTGCAGAAGTAGAAGTTCGTATGATTGATTACCCAGACATGCAACCTTTTGAAACGGTTTTATTGTTAGATACACTAACTAGTGAAACGCCTTCTTTAACGTATGAAGAATCTAACAAATTGTATCAAGCAGTAAAGGAAGATTATGCACATATAAAATCGAAGTCAAAACAGTTTATGGAAATTAAAAAGAATGTGTTTTTTAATGCATTACAAGTAAAATTCTCATATGCCATGACCTGTCATAAATCTCAAGGAGGACAATGGAAAACGGTGTTTATAGAGCAGCCTTATTTGCCAGAAGGTGTATCTAAAGAATACTACAGATGGCTATATACCGCTTTAACTAGAGCGCAAGAAAAATTGTATTTAATTGGTTTTAAAGATGAATTTTTTGAAGAATAG
- a CDS encoding DUF3822 family protein, which translates to MTKKTVIKKNSIHTLTHVKDTKLSIQFNLDGFSFCITNNASKETFYFSEYIFKEKQLTPENLLKKIEEIFKTDIHLQKDFSSVLVIHQNNLFSLVPNQYFNEEILSEYLNFNIKTLATDFIAYDDIESINAKNVYVPYVNINNYLFQNFGEFEYKHHLTILIEKLITFNNSDQKKVFVNVSKEAFDIVVLQNKQLLFTNSFNFETKEDFIYYILFTFEQLKLNVEETQLSFIGDIEMASEIYKITYQYIRNVSFLESDNKIFNQLDASKHSNYILLNS; encoded by the coding sequence ATGACAAAAAAGACGGTGATAAAGAAGAATAGTATACATACTTTAACACACGTAAAAGATACTAAGTTATCCATCCAATTTAATTTGGATGGATTTTCTTTTTGTATAACAAATAATGCATCAAAAGAAACCTTTTACTTTTCTGAATACATCTTTAAAGAAAAACAATTAACGCCAGAAAATCTATTAAAAAAAATAGAAGAAATATTTAAAACAGATATACACCTGCAAAAAGACTTTTCATCTGTATTAGTTATACATCAAAATAATTTATTTTCTTTGGTACCTAATCAATATTTTAATGAAGAAATACTTTCTGAATATCTTAATTTTAATATAAAAACATTAGCTACAGATTTTATTGCTTATGATGATATAGAAAGCATCAACGCAAAAAACGTATATGTACCTTATGTAAATATTAATAATTACTTATTTCAAAACTTTGGTGAGTTTGAATACAAACATCATTTAACCATTTTAATTGAAAAATTAATTACTTTCAATAATTCTGATCAAAAGAAGGTATTTGTAAATGTATCAAAAGAAGCTTTTGACATTGTTGTACTTCAAAATAAACAGCTCCTATTTACAAATTCATTTAATTTTGAAACAAAAGAAGATTTTATTTATTATATCTTATTTACTTTTGAACAATTAAAATTAAATGTAGAAGAAACTCAACTATCTTTTATTGGAGATATTGAAATGGCTTCTGAAATTTATAAAATCACGTATCAATATATTAGAAATGTTTCCTTTTTAGAAAGTGATAACAAAATTTTTAATCAATTAGATGCTTCTAAACATTCAAATTATATCCTTTTAAATTCATGA
- a CDS encoding RsmD family RNA methyltransferase, translating to MRIISGKHKSRRLSAPKNLPVRPTTDMAKESLFNILNNTYYFDSIAVIDLFSGTGNISYEFGSRGTKEIYAIDAHFGCIKYINETAKTLDLPINTFKSDVYKFLEKTSLQADVIFADPPYDFEEEQFLKIVDLVFTKNLLKEDGILIVEHSKHTDLTKNEKHSYDKRYGGNVFSFFENE from the coding sequence ATGAGAATAATATCTGGAAAACACAAAAGCAGACGTTTATCCGCGCCTAAAAACTTACCTGTTCGTCCTACAACAGATATGGCTAAAGAATCGCTCTTTAACATCTTAAACAACACTTATTATTTTGATAGTATTGCTGTTATAGATCTTTTTTCTGGTACAGGAAACATTAGTTATGAATTTGGCTCTAGAGGAACCAAAGAAATTTATGCCATAGACGCACACTTTGGTTGCATAAAATACATTAACGAAACTGCCAAAACCTTAGATTTACCTATAAACACTTTTAAAAGTGATGTTTATAAATTTCTAGAAAAGACTTCTTTACAAGCAGATGTTATTTTTGCAGACCCACCTTATGATTTTGAAGAAGAACAATTCTTAAAAATAGTGGATTTGGTTTTTACCAAAAATTTACTAAAAGAAGATGGTATTTTAATTGTTGAACACTCTAAACACACAGATTTAACTAAAAATGAAAAGCATAGTTATGATAAACGTTATGGAGGAAATGTGTTTAGCTTTTTTGAAAACGAATAA
- a CDS encoding transketolase family protein gives MKKYTYTEKKDTRSGFGDGLTELGRTNPNVVALCADLIGSLKMDQFIEENPERFFQIGIAEANMISIAAGLTIGGKIPFTGTFANFSTGRVYDQIRQSVAYSGKNVKICASHAGVTLGEDGATHQILEDIGLMKMLPGMTVINTCDYNQTKAATIAIADFDGPVYLRFGRPKVPVFMPADEKFEIGKGIQLTEGTDVTIVATGHLVWESLQAAEQLEAEGISVEVINIHTIKPLDEEIILKSVAKTGCIVTAEEHNKLGGLGESVARTLALNTPTPQEFVATNDTFGESGTPEQLMAKYGLDAAAVVKAVKKVISRK, from the coding sequence ATGAAGAAATACACGTACACAGAGAAAAAAGACACGCGTTCAGGTTTTGGAGATGGTTTAACAGAATTAGGTAGAACAAACCCAAACGTAGTTGCCTTATGTGCAGATTTAATTGGTTCTTTAAAAATGGATCAATTTATTGAAGAAAATCCTGAAAGATTTTTCCAAATAGGTATTGCAGAAGCTAATATGATTAGTATTGCAGCAGGATTAACAATTGGAGGTAAAATTCCGTTTACAGGTACATTTGCTAACTTTTCTACCGGTAGAGTGTATGACCAAATTCGTCAATCTGTGGCGTATTCTGGTAAAAATGTAAAAATTTGTGCATCGCATGCTGGAGTTACTTTAGGAGAAGATGGAGCAACACATCAAATATTAGAAGATATTGGTTTAATGAAAATGTTGCCAGGAATGACCGTAATTAATACGTGTGATTATAACCAAACAAAAGCAGCAACGATTGCAATTGCAGATTTTGATGGACCCGTATATTTACGTTTTGGTCGTCCAAAAGTACCTGTATTTATGCCAGCTGATGAAAAATTTGAAATTGGTAAAGGAATTCAATTAACAGAAGGAACTGATGTAACTATTGTTGCAACAGGTCATTTAGTTTGGGAATCTTTACAAGCAGCAGAACAATTAGAAGCAGAAGGAATCTCTGTAGAAGTAATAAACATACACACAATTAAACCTTTAGACGAAGAAATTATTTTAAAGTCTGTAGCTAAAACCGGTTGTATTGTTACTGCAGAAGAGCATAATAAATTAGGTGGTTTAGGTGAAAGTGTTGCTAGAACGTTAGCTTTAAATACACCAACTCCACAAGAATTTGTTGCAACAAATGATACTTTTGGAGAATCTGGAACACCAGAACAATTAATGGCTAAATATGGTTTAGATGCTGCTGCAGTTGTAAAAGCTGTTAAAAAAGTAATTTCTAGAAAATAA
- a CDS encoding peptidylprolyl isomerase — protein sequence MQHRTTISKYIKISIFTLFLGFLGLQTSAQKVKIDGVAVVIGKNIVLDSDIAKFKQEVELRSEGKVKITDCEMLEELMQQKLLAHHAIVDSVTVSDSEVMGRVDRSIKYFTQQYGSEEKVIKAYGFNDLDDLKKELSTVQTENLLIEKEQQKITEKIDVTPEEVRLYYNGLKEKGELPQFPAEIELAQVVLKAIPTKEETDRIINKLNELKKEIEEGSSFRMKAIINSDDPGVTSNGGEYTVTKESAFIKEFKEMAFTLDVGQVSKPFKSQFGYHIMQLHAIKGNTRVASHILMQPEIPEEKMKELKDKAEHIILEIKGGELTFEEAVKKYSNDDDTKNNGGLIVNPSTGESKFDLTRMDPTFYARVSDLKKGEMTDPFYDEERSGDKMYKFILMKDRTDTHVADIVEDYVKVQQLALQKKKEETITKWSKEKIKDTYINIGPAYSKCTFEKNWKKEVNK from the coding sequence ATGCAACACAGAACAACAATTTCAAAATATATTAAAATTTCAATTTTTACCCTTTTTCTAGGGTTTTTAGGATTGCAAACATCAGCACAAAAAGTAAAAATAGATGGTGTAGCAGTGGTTATTGGTAAAAACATTGTTTTAGATTCTGATATTGCTAAATTTAAACAAGAAGTAGAATTAAGAAGTGAAGGAAAAGTAAAAATTACAGATTGTGAAATGCTAGAAGAACTGATGCAACAGAAATTATTGGCGCATCATGCCATTGTAGATAGTGTTACTGTTTCCGACTCAGAAGTTATGGGTAGAGTAGATAGAAGTATCAAATATTTTACACAGCAATACGGGAGTGAAGAAAAAGTAATTAAAGCATATGGTTTTAATGATTTAGATGATTTAAAAAAGGAATTGTCTACGGTTCAAACAGAAAATCTTTTAATAGAAAAAGAGCAACAAAAAATTACAGAAAAGATAGATGTTACTCCAGAAGAGGTGCGTTTGTATTATAATGGATTAAAAGAAAAAGGAGAATTACCTCAGTTTCCGGCAGAAATAGAACTTGCTCAAGTAGTTTTAAAAGCAATACCTACAAAAGAAGAAACAGACAGAATTATTAATAAATTAAATGAACTAAAAAAAGAAATAGAAGAGGGATCTAGTTTTAGAATGAAAGCTATTATTAATTCTGATGATCCTGGAGTAACAAGTAATGGAGGTGAATATACGGTAACAAAAGAGTCTGCTTTTATTAAGGAATTTAAAGAAATGGCATTTACTTTAGACGTTGGTCAAGTTTCTAAACCATTTAAATCGCAATTTGGTTATCATATTATGCAATTACATGCAATTAAAGGGAATACAAGAGTTGCTTCTCATATATTAATGCAACCAGAAATTCCTGAAGAAAAAATGAAGGAACTTAAAGATAAAGCAGAACATATTATTTTAGAAATTAAAGGAGGAGAATTAACTTTTGAGGAAGCTGTTAAAAAATATTCTAATGATGATGACACGAAGAATAATGGTGGACTTATTGTTAATCCGTCTACAGGAGAATCTAAGTTTGATTTAACCAGAATGGATCCTACTTTTTATGCAAGAGTAAGTGATCTTAAAAAAGGAGAAATGACAGACCCTTTTTATGATGAGGAGAGATCTGGTGATAAAATGTACAAGTTCATTTTAATGAAAGATAGAACAGATACGCATGTTGCAGATATTGTTGAAGATTATGTGAAAGTACAACAATTAGCACTTCAAAAAAAGAAAGAAGAAACCATTACAAAATGGTCTAAAGAAAAAATAAAAGATACCTACATTAATATTGGACCTGCGTATAGTAAATGTACGTTTGAGAAGAACTGGAAAAAAGAAGTAAATAAATAA
- a CDS encoding lipid A deacylase LpxR family protein — protein sequence MKYFILTIIVFVSSYTIAQEKFTKEISLVTDNDLYVSAHRDRYYTSGIFLTYRYLSKNKKPSLEKRILEWQIGQEMYTPYKTTVEDVNDQDRPFAGYLYGSFGIKRIYKNNQIFKTSAQIGVIGTNSYAEELQEFIHDIYGFKKAVGWKYQIKNAFALNFNAEYLKTILETTDNNFDITWVNNLNLGTVYTNISTGFYSRIGLKPLQKLANSIAFNTNLNNNQTDYYREVESFFFIKPMLRYATYDATLQGSFLNKTSPITNALKPIVFDIELGLKFTVNRLNFGYSFNYNTSKSKDLRYTYGHKYGSIAINYLLR from the coding sequence ATGAAATATTTTATACTTACTATTATTGTGTTTGTTTCTTCTTATACAATTGCACAAGAAAAATTTACTAAAGAAATTAGCCTAGTAACAGATAACGATCTTTATGTTTCTGCCCATAGAGATAGGTATTATACAAGTGGCATTTTTTTAACGTATAGATATCTTTCTAAAAATAAAAAACCCTCTTTAGAAAAACGCATTTTAGAATGGCAAATAGGGCAAGAAATGTATACGCCTTACAAAACTACAGTAGAAGATGTAAATGACCAAGATAGACCTTTTGCAGGATATTTATATGGAAGTTTCGGTATAAAAAGGATTTATAAAAATAATCAAATTTTTAAGACATCTGCTCAAATTGGGGTAATTGGTACTAATTCTTATGCAGAAGAATTACAAGAATTTATACATGATATATATGGTTTTAAAAAAGCAGTAGGATGGAAATATCAAATAAAAAATGCTTTTGCACTAAATTTTAATGCAGAATATTTAAAAACCATCTTAGAAACTACTGATAATAACTTTGATATCACTTGGGTTAACAATTTAAATCTTGGTACTGTTTACACAAATATTTCTACAGGTTTTTATAGTAGAATTGGGCTAAAACCACTTCAGAAATTAGCAAATTCAATTGCATTTAATACTAATTTAAATAATAACCAAACAGATTATTATAGAGAAGTAGAATCCTTTTTTTTTATAAAACCAATGTTGCGATATGCTACTTATGACGCCACGCTACAAGGTAGTTTTTTAAACAAAACAAGTCCAATTACGAATGCATTAAAACCAATTGTTTTTGATATTGAGTTAGGTTTAAAATTTACAGTTAATCGTTTAAACTTTGGGTATTCTTTTAATTACAATACTAGTAAATCTAAAGATTTAAGATATACCTACGGGCATAAATATGGTAGTATAGCAATTAACTACCTGCTGCGTTAA
- a CDS encoding outer membrane beta-barrel protein has protein sequence MKKVILMMCLAFGSIQMSNAQIDFGIKAGVNYNNTGNDSFKTTGSDVINGAKAKSGYHAGIWFRGDLPVLGLYLRPEIVYTEVKSEYALNTIKSDYDFKKLDVPVLIGKKFFGFVNAFIGPSLQYVIEDDFKFNNLTTDDFDKFSVGAQMGLGLEFGNLGVDVRWERGLSNSEAKFADKFTVDNRTNQIIFGLSLKL, from the coding sequence ATGAAAAAAGTAATTTTAATGATGTGTTTGGCTTTTGGATCTATCCAAATGTCTAATGCTCAAATAGATTTTGGTATTAAAGCAGGGGTTAATTATAATAATACAGGTAACGATTCTTTTAAAACTACTGGAAGTGATGTTATAAACGGAGCGAAAGCTAAATCTGGTTACCATGCAGGTATTTGGTTTCGTGGAGATTTGCCTGTTCTTGGTTTATATTTAAGACCAGAAATAGTGTATACAGAAGTAAAAAGTGAATATGCTTTAAATACTATAAAATCTGATTACGATTTTAAGAAACTAGATGTTCCTGTTTTAATCGGGAAAAAGTTTTTTGGATTTGTAAACGCTTTTATTGGTCCGTCTTTACAGTATGTAATAGAAGATGATTTTAAGTTTAATAACTTAACTACAGATGATTTTGATAAATTTTCTGTAGGCGCTCAAATGGGACTTGGTTTAGAATTTGGAAACTTAGGAGTTGATGTTCGTTGGGAAAGAGGTTTATCTAACTCTGAAGCTAAATTTGCTGATAAGTTTACCGTAGATAACAGAACAAATCA
- the ppk2 gene encoding polyphosphate kinase 2, which yields MEIKKGLSSEDFQSVKNSQELLALIEEKNAASKKVKKTMIYNEELRLLQIELVKLQRWISNNNKRVAIIFEGRDAAGKGGNIRRFMEHLNPRSSRLVALNKPTEIEKGQWYFQRYIKELPNPGEIVFFDRSWYNRAVVEPVMGFCSDLQYKEFLVQVPEFEHMMYEDGVVIIKFWLSISKGEQLTRFEGRKENPLKRWKFSPVDKQGQILWDKYTDYKEEMFSKTHTSYSPWMMIKTNDKKVARLEAIRHVLSQFDYEGKKEAKTVLNPDPNVVMRYYRSNTNID from the coding sequence ATGGAAATTAAAAAGGGATTAAGTTCAGAGGACTTTCAAAGCGTTAAAAATAGTCAAGAATTATTAGCGCTAATAGAGGAGAAGAATGCTGCTAGTAAGAAAGTAAAAAAAACAATGATATATAATGAAGAACTAAGGTTGCTTCAAATAGAACTTGTTAAATTACAAAGATGGATATCTAATAACAACAAGCGTGTTGCTATTATTTTTGAAGGACGAGATGCAGCTGGTAAAGGAGGTAATATTCGTAGGTTTATGGAACATTTAAATCCGCGGTCTAGTAGATTGGTGGCTTTAAACAAACCTACAGAAATAGAAAAAGGGCAATGGTATTTTCAACGATATATAAAAGAATTGCCAAATCCTGGAGAAATTGTTTTCTTTGATAGAAGTTGGTACAATAGAGCGGTTGTAGAACCTGTTATGGGTTTTTGTTCAGACTTACAATATAAAGAATTTTTAGTGCAAGTACCAGAATTTGAGCACATGATGTACGAAGATGGTGTTGTGATTATTAAATTTTGGTTGTCAATTTCTAAAGGAGAACAATTAACTCGTTTTGAAGGTAGAAAAGAAAACCCATTAAAAAGATGGAAATTTAGTCCTGTAGATAAACAAGGACAAATTCTTTGGGATAAATATACTGATTATAAAGAAGAAATGTTCTCTAAAACGCATACTTCATACAGCCCTTGGATGATGATAAAGACAAATGATAAAAAAGTAGCAAGACTAGAAGCTATTAGACATGTTTTATCTCAGTTTGATTATGAAGGGAAAAAAGAAGCAAAAACAGTTTTAAATCCAGATCCTAATGTAGTAATGCGTTATTATAGATCTAACACAAATATAGATTAA
- a CDS encoding MoxR family ATPase — protein sequence MSDVKAVKDLVDKYNKLKTEIGKVIIGQHEAVSFTLLSVFCGGHSLLVGVPGLAKTLLVNTVSDALGLHFKRIQFTPDLMPSDILGSEILDENRHFKFIKGPIFSNIILADEINRTPPKTQAALLEAMQERSVTVSGNHYKLDLPFFVLATQNPIEQEGTYPLPEAQLDRFMFSIYLEYPSFEEEVAVVKSTTGNKKEIIKSLFSAEEIVEIQKLIRKIPVADNVIEYAVRLVGKTRPKSKEATDLVKSYLDWGAGPRASQNLILAAKAHAAINGKFSPDIENVKAVAIPILSHRIVKNYKAEAEGVSVADIINSLL from the coding sequence ATGTCTGACGTAAAAGCAGTAAAAGATTTAGTAGATAAATACAACAAGTTAAAAACAGAGATTGGTAAAGTTATAATTGGGCAGCATGAAGCTGTTAGTTTTACTTTGTTGTCTGTCTTCTGTGGTGGTCACTCCTTATTAGTTGGAGTGCCGGGTTTAGCAAAAACGTTGTTGGTAAATACTGTTTCCGATGCTTTAGGATTGCATTTTAAAAGAATACAATTTACGCCCGATTTAATGCCTTCAGATATTTTAGGAAGTGAAATTTTAGATGAAAACAGACATTTTAAATTTATAAAAGGGCCTATTTTCTCTAATATTATACTTGCAGATGAAATAAATAGAACTCCTCCTAAAACACAAGCAGCTTTGTTAGAAGCGATGCAAGAGCGTTCTGTAACCGTTTCTGGAAATCATTATAAATTAGATTTACCCTTTTTTGTGTTAGCAACACAAAACCCAATTGAGCAAGAAGGAACATATCCGTTGCCAGAAGCGCAATTAGACAGGTTTATGTTTTCTATTTATTTAGAATATCCTTCGTTTGAAGAAGAGGTAGCTGTTGTAAAAAGTACAACGGGTAATAAAAAAGAAATTATAAAGTCATTATTTTCTGCGGAAGAAATTGTGGAAATTCAAAAACTAATACGTAAAATTCCTGTTGCCGATAATGTTATTGAATATGCAGTTCGTTTAGTAGGTAAAACAAGGCCGAAATCTAAAGAAGCTACAGATTTAGTAAAATCGTACTTAGATTGGGGAGCAGGTCCTAGAGCATCTCAAAACTTAATCTTAGCGGCTAAAGCTCATGCGGCCATAAACGGAAAGTTTTCTCCGGATATAGAAAATGTAAAAGCAGTAGCTATCCCTATTTTATCGCACAGAATTGTAAAAAATTATAAAGCAGAAGCTGAAGGTGTTTCTGTTGCAGATATTATTAATTCTTTGTTGTAA